A region of Centropristis striata isolate RG_2023a ecotype Rhode Island chromosome 17, C.striata_1.0, whole genome shotgun sequence DNA encodes the following proteins:
- the LOC131990073 gene encoding DNA damage-inducible transcript 4-like protein: MVATSTLKTKSSECISELVDRRYDQACIEKELDFWDNCLAEPQRNADVTEDRTCQQLAKMFENCLSRAKKTTLHCSSVLVPEKLTRRIAREVLRLASCEPCGLRGCVLYVHLELDKGCKRLERIVYDATVVPTFELTLVFKQDGTAWPSLRDFLFMGTCFAPTFRHVLKLSPGFRLVKKKLYSSSAGTVIEEC; the protein is encoded by the exons ATGGTCGCCACAAGCACATTAAAGACCAAAAGCAGCGAATGTATTTCGGAATTGGTTGACCGAAGATATGACCAGGCTTGCATCGAGAAAG AACTGGACTTCTGGGATAACTGCTTGGCTGAACCCCAGAGGAATGCAGATGTCACTGAAGACAGAACCTGTCAACAGCTGGCCAAGATGTTTGAAAACTGCCTGTCACGAGCCAAGAAGACGACGCTGCACTGCTCCTCTGTGCTGGTACCAGAGAAGCTCACGCGGAGAATAGCTCGTGAGGTCCTGAGGCTGGCATCCTGCGAGCCCTGCGGCTTGCGTGGCTGCGTCCTCTATGTCCACCTGGAGCTGGACAAGGGCTGCAAGCGGCTGGAGCGCATCGTGTATGATGCCACCGTGGTGCCCACATTTGAACTAACTCTTGTGTTTAAGCAGGATGGCACAGCCTGGCCCAGCCTACGGGACTTCCTTTTTATGGGAACCTGCTTTGCCCCTACTTTTAGGCACGTACTTAAACTGAGTCCAGGTTTCCGGCTTGTCAAGAAAAAACTGTACTCCTCCTCGGCTGGTACCGTGATAGAGGAGTGCTGA